A stretch of Chrysiogenia bacterium DNA encodes these proteins:
- a CDS encoding PIN domain-containing protein has protein sequence MPILMDTGAVYAIADRRDAWHERVDHFVRTTREELFVPVSVIPEACYLLHTHLSPKAELTFVSACASGEVKVKNLVHRDLVRVSEILAQYADAKLGFVDASVMALAERLDIERILTVDRRDFSLFRPEHCDAFELLP, from the coding sequence TTGCCCATTCTCATGGACACCGGTGCGGTCTACGCCATCGCGGACCGTCGCGATGCCTGGCACGAACGTGTCGATCATTTCGTGCGCACCACCCGCGAGGAACTCTTCGTTCCTGTGAGCGTGATTCCCGAAGCCTGTTACCTTCTTCACACACATCTGAGTCCAAAGGCCGAGCTCACATTTGTGAGCGCCTGCGCCAGTGGCGAGGTAAAGGTAAAGAACCTGGTGCATCGCGATCTGGTGCGCGTGAGTGAGATCCTCGCGCAGTATGCCGATGCGAAGCTGGGTTTTGTCGACGCGTCGGTGATGGCGTTGGCCGAGCGCCTGGATATTGAGCGCATCCTGACAGTCGACCGGCGTGATTTTTCTCTCTTTCGTCCTGAGCACTGCGATGCCTTTGAACTGCTGCCCTGA
- a CDS encoding cyclic nucleotide-binding domain-containing protein, with protein sequence MHRQTQERISFVMEVPIFGGLSALQAGRLLTHCVERKYEPGETIFEEGDMGKALFLVLSGRVNITKKVKGGDEEIVLVTLESGSYFGELALLDTLPRSAGAKVLAPTHVLILYKTDFDTLIERRADIGMPVMRTIAQALSGQLRRMNEELARSREGHSE encoded by the coding sequence GTGCATCGACAGACCCAGGAGCGCATTTCCTTTGTGATGGAAGTGCCGATTTTTGGTGGGCTCTCGGCCCTTCAGGCCGGGCGTTTGCTGACACACTGTGTGGAGCGCAAATACGAGCCGGGCGAGACCATCTTCGAGGAGGGGGACATGGGCAAGGCCCTGTTCCTCGTGCTTTCGGGGCGGGTCAACATCACCAAGAAAGTGAAGGGCGGCGATGAGGAAATCGTCCTCGTCACGTTGGAGTCGGGCAGCTACTTCGGCGAGCTCGCCCTGCTCGATACCCTGCCGCGTTCGGCCGGCGCAAAGGTGCTGGCGCCGACCCACGTTCTGATTCTCTACAAGACAGACTTCGATACTCTGATCGAGCGTCGCGCGGACATCGGCATGCCGGTGATGCGGACCATCGCGCAGGCGCTCTCCGGCCAGCTTCGGCGTATGAATGAAGAGCTCGCCCGTTCGCGCGAGGGCCACAGCGAATGA
- the uvrB gene encoding excinuclease ABC subunit UvrB gives MVEYKQENRFKLVSGFKPAGDQPQAIESLMKGLREDRRAQTLLGVTGSGKTFTMAHVIEQWQRPTLVMAHNKTLAAQLYGEFKELFPDNAVEYFISYYDYYQPEAYIPTSDTYIEKDSSRNDDIDKLRHSATRSLLERNDIIIVASVSCIYGIGSPDAYQRMMCFIEKDEMITRDQVLRKIVAIQYDRNEFDFHRGTFRVRGDVVEVFPAWEKDIAIRIEFFGDEIDRISEVDALTGRRVKDLEKVAIYPATHYVVEPAARMRAIEAIKAELRDRLEVLYKANKLVEAQRLEQRTLHDLEMLAEVGTCPGIENYSRHLTGREEGEAPPTLMDYFPKDFLLIVDESHQTVPQIGAMYKGDRSRKETLVEYGFRLPSALDNRPLKFAEWEGKIRNAVFVSATPADWELRQSGGEVVEQIIRPTGLVDPVVEVRPAGGQVDDLLGEIRRIVARKARVLVTTLTKRSAENLTEYYNEVGVKVRYLHSDVDSLERVEIIRQLRLGEFDVLVGINLLREGLDLPEVELVAILDADKEGFLRGETALIQTFGRAARNLDGHVIMYGDTITRSMERAMEETSRRRARQTAYNEEHGITPQSVRSEIKNLLANIYTADYVDVTGPLQVAEDQAEYISPKEIPARVNKLEAEMKKAAKDLDFERAAELRDEISRLREFELRVG, from the coding sequence ATGGTTGAATACAAACAGGAAAACCGCTTCAAGCTCGTCAGCGGGTTCAAGCCCGCCGGTGACCAGCCCCAGGCCATAGAGAGCCTGATGAAGGGCTTGCGCGAGGACCGCCGCGCGCAGACCCTTCTGGGAGTGACCGGTTCGGGCAAGACCTTCACCATGGCCCATGTCATCGAGCAGTGGCAGCGCCCCACGTTGGTGATGGCCCACAACAAGACGCTGGCCGCGCAGCTCTACGGTGAGTTCAAGGAACTCTTCCCCGACAACGCCGTTGAGTATTTCATCAGCTACTACGACTACTACCAGCCCGAGGCCTACATCCCGACGTCCGACACCTATATCGAGAAGGATTCCTCGCGCAACGACGACATCGACAAGCTTCGTCACTCGGCTACGCGCTCACTTCTGGAGCGCAACGATATCATCATCGTGGCCAGCGTCTCGTGCATCTACGGTATCGGTTCGCCCGATGCCTATCAACGGATGATGTGCTTTATCGAGAAGGACGAGATGATCACCCGCGATCAGGTGCTGCGAAAGATCGTTGCCATCCAGTACGACCGCAACGAGTTCGACTTTCATCGCGGTACCTTCCGCGTGCGCGGCGATGTGGTGGAAGTATTTCCCGCGTGGGAGAAAGACATTGCCATCCGCATCGAATTCTTCGGCGACGAGATCGACCGGATCTCGGAGGTCGATGCGCTGACGGGCCGCCGGGTGAAGGATCTGGAGAAAGTCGCGATCTATCCGGCGACCCACTACGTGGTGGAACCCGCGGCCAGGATGCGTGCCATCGAGGCCATCAAGGCCGAGCTGCGCGACCGGCTCGAAGTGCTCTACAAGGCGAACAAGCTTGTCGAGGCCCAGCGCCTGGAACAGCGCACGCTGCACGACCTCGAAATGCTCGCCGAGGTGGGAACCTGCCCGGGCATCGAGAACTACTCGCGTCACCTGACCGGACGCGAGGAGGGCGAGGCCCCGCCGACGCTGATGGATTACTTCCCGAAGGATTTTCTTCTCATTGTCGATGAGTCGCACCAGACGGTGCCGCAGATCGGCGCCATGTATAAGGGGGACCGTTCGCGCAAGGAGACTCTGGTGGAGTACGGCTTCCGTCTCCCGTCGGCGCTCGACAATCGCCCGCTCAAGTTCGCGGAGTGGGAGGGCAAAATTCGCAACGCAGTCTTCGTCTCCGCGACGCCTGCAGATTGGGAGCTGCGACAGTCGGGCGGCGAGGTGGTCGAGCAGATCATTCGTCCCACGGGCCTTGTAGACCCCGTTGTCGAAGTGCGCCCGGCCGGTGGCCAGGTGGACGATCTGCTCGGAGAGATCCGCAGGATCGTCGCCCGCAAGGCCCGCGTGCTGGTAACCACACTGACCAAGCGCTCGGCCGAGAATCTCACCGAGTATTACAATGAGGTCGGCGTGAAAGTGCGCTACCTGCACTCGGATGTGGACTCACTTGAGCGTGTGGAGATCATCCGCCAGCTCCGGCTCGGGGAGTTCGATGTGCTCGTGGGAATCAACCTGCTGCGCGAGGGGCTCGACCTGCCCGAGGTGGAACTCGTTGCCATTCTCGATGCCGACAAGGAAGGCTTCCTCCGCGGGGAGACTGCGCTCATCCAGACCTTCGGCCGTGCCGCGCGCAACCTGGACGGACACGTCATCATGTATGGCGATACCATCACCCGGTCGATGGAGCGCGCGATGGAAGAAACGAGCCGCCGCCGCGCCCGGCAGACCGCCTACAATGAAGAGCACGGCATCACGCCCCAGAGCGTGCGCAGCGAGATCAAGAACCTGCTCGCGAACATCTACACGGCCGATTACGTCGATGTGACCGGTCCCCTGCAGGTGGCGGAGGATCAGGCCGAATACATCAGCCCCAAGGAAATTCCCGCCCGGGTGAACAAGCTCGAAGCCGAGATGAAGAAGGCTGCCAAGGACCTCGACTTCGAGCGGGCCGCCGAGCTGCGCGACGAAATTTCGCGTCTGCGCGAGTTCGAGCTGCGGGTGGGCTAA
- a CDS encoding AI-2E family transporter codes for MTPVSDSPEARIERWIRFGVLLGAALVAGWAFHLLRDILLPFVVAIIAAYVLNPLVLALEARAVRREVAVTVLTVFFTLIIVGVGVLTLPVIIDEIERLQKILPTALVSAKLTLLRIEEMAAQEYPILGGHDLVKQLFDGLNANIAGLGGTIPKWMASNSTSLVMVMLLPFFVFFLLRDGERWIQELYDALPHRSVETVISLMREFNVSLGGYLRSLVIDALLVGTMVALGLGVAGLDYAILVGGITGIGNLVPYLGPVLGWSVATVAAIFQADASGWLVVQVAIVFAVVKTFDDWLLQPLLVGAGAHVHPVLVVLSVFIGGHVLGLIGMVIAVPVTVIIQVSLQISFERYRFAADPDRSVALPPERVII; via the coding sequence ATGACCCCGGTTTCTGATTCGCCCGAGGCACGGATCGAGCGCTGGATTCGCTTCGGCGTTCTGCTGGGCGCCGCGTTGGTGGCCGGCTGGGCCTTCCACCTGCTGCGCGACATCCTGCTGCCGTTTGTGGTGGCGATCATCGCGGCCTATGTGCTCAATCCGCTGGTGCTGGCGCTCGAAGCGCGGGCGGTCCGCCGGGAGGTCGCTGTTACCGTCCTCACGGTGTTTTTCACGCTGATCATCGTGGGGGTCGGCGTGCTGACCTTGCCCGTCATCATCGATGAAATCGAGCGCCTGCAGAAGATCCTTCCCACCGCGCTGGTGAGCGCAAAGCTGACCCTGCTACGCATCGAGGAAATGGCCGCGCAGGAATACCCGATCCTTGGCGGGCATGACCTGGTCAAGCAACTCTTCGACGGACTCAACGCCAACATCGCCGGACTGGGCGGAACGATTCCCAAATGGATGGCGAGCAACTCGACATCCCTCGTGATGGTGATGCTGCTCCCGTTTTTTGTTTTCTTCCTGCTTCGCGATGGCGAGCGCTGGATCCAGGAACTCTACGACGCGCTTCCGCACCGCTCAGTGGAGACCGTCATCAGCCTGATGCGCGAGTTCAATGTCTCGCTCGGTGGATACCTGCGCAGCCTGGTGATCGACGCGCTGCTTGTCGGCACGATGGTGGCGCTGGGGCTCGGCGTAGCGGGTCTCGACTACGCAATCCTGGTGGGCGGAATTACGGGCATCGGAAATCTGGTCCCCTACCTGGGTCCGGTCCTTGGGTGGAGCGTCGCGACCGTGGCGGCCATTTTCCAGGCAGATGCCTCGGGCTGGCTGGTGGTGCAGGTGGCCATTGTGTTCGCAGTGGTGAAGACCTTTGACGACTGGCTGCTCCAGCCGCTGCTTGTCGGCGCCGGCGCCCACGTGCATCCGGTGCTGGTGGTGCTCTCGGTCTTCATCGGCGGCCACGTGCTGGGACTGATCGGCATGGTGATCGCCGTGCCGGTGACCGTGATCATTCAGGTCTCGCTGCAGATTTCATTTGAACGCTATCGCTTTGCAGCCGATCCTGATCGTTCGGTCGCCCTGCCACCCGAGCGGGTCATCATCTAG
- a CDS encoding AbrB/MazE/SpoVT family DNA-binding domain-containing protein, with protein sequence MAKRPKKYPTDDSAKGADRIEEAAVAYLPTPVEQTTVRVGKRGTLVLPARLRRRLGIGEDSLLVAEELAGGILLRPAVAVPVGGPLPEELRTAMEAQGAEPMKLSFSGIGDSGRTDVSERAEELLAEGFGK encoded by the coding sequence ATGGCGAAGCGACCAAAAAAATACCCAACGGACGACTCTGCCAAAGGGGCGGACCGCATCGAAGAAGCGGCTGTGGCGTATCTGCCCACGCCGGTTGAGCAGACTACTGTCCGTGTCGGCAAGCGCGGCACTTTGGTATTGCCCGCGCGGCTTCGCCGGCGGCTTGGAATTGGCGAAGACTCCCTGCTCGTGGCAGAAGAACTCGCCGGGGGTATTTTGCTTCGGCCCGCGGTGGCCGTGCCCGTGGGCGGGCCGCTGCCCGAAGAACTTCGAACGGCCATGGAGGCCCAGGGGGCTGAACCCATGAAACTCTCATTCTCTGGAATTGGGGACAGCGGTCGCACGGACGTCTCCGAGCGTGCCGAGGAACTACTGGCCGAGGGCTTCGGGAAGTAA